In Ignavibacteriales bacterium, the DNA window AAACAAAATCCAGCATCTTGATTCAGAAAGTAACGGATATTGCATTCGCAACGGGATAACTATCATCGTCAAAAACGCCATAATACCCGATAACACAATAATCTGAGAGTTGAACTTTCGTATGCCCGAATTCCCAAAAACAATAATCATGCTCGCATCCGAAAACGACTCGCTCGTAAACGGCAAAGTCGGTGGACTTGCCGATGTTATTCGTGATTTGCCGAACGCACTCGCGAATTTCGGATACCAGGTAATCGTAATTACACCTGCGTACGGTTTTTTGCATAAAGATAATCCGGTAAAATTTTTATCCGCTGTTAATTTTCCATTCGGCGGTAAAATTATTACGGGAGATATTTGGGAGGTGTCTGCAAAACAACCGAAACAAAACGTAATACATTTGGTCTTCGAGCATCCTGAAATTCGCGGCAATAAAATTTACAGCGTTGATCCACCCGATAAGCCATATGCCCAAGACGCAACCAAGTATGCCATGTTTTGTTCTGCCGTGGGACAATTCATTAAATCATTTCCTCCATCAACTATTATCCATTTGCACGATTGGCACATGGGATTTTTTAATCTCTTGAAGGAAATACATCCCGGCTTCAAACACCTCAAACAACACAAAGTTGTTTTTACAATTCATAATTTAGGATATCAGGGAAATCGACCGATACAGGGAAAATGTGCGAGCGTTGAGCAATGGTTTCCTGAACTTTTTCAAGATTCAGCATGGATTGATGAATGGAAAGATCCGCGATATACTGAACCGCAGTTCACCCCTCTTGCCGCCGGAATCAGATACTCGGATAAAGTTAATACTGTATCTCCTTCTTATGCGAAAGAAATACTTCAACCGAGTAATCATGAAATCGCATTTTACGGGGGTGAAGGATTAGAACAATTTCTTCTTGAGAAAAATGAAGAAAACAGTTTATTCGGCATCCTGAACGGAATAGAATATCCGCCCCACAATAATAACCAACCGATTTCATTTTCAGAATTGTGCAACCTTTGTATCAATGAAATAGTAAGCGATTCCCAATCCGATGCATTTTCAAATAAAGTAATTGAGCGGCTGGAAAAAATAAAAACAGTTCAACCATCAATTATCCTAACGAGTGTAACGAGAGTTACCGAGCAGAAAGTCCGGCTTCTGCTTGAATCGGGCAGCGATAAAATAACCGCGCTCGATGCAATATTAAAACATTTGGAAAAAGTGAACGGTTTTTATTTTCTTCTTGGGAACGGACCGAAAGAAATGGAAGAAAAATTCGAAAAAGCATTCATCAAACACGAGCGGTTGATATTGACAAAACTTTATTCAAACAAAATCGGCCCGGCGCTTTACTCTACCGGCACAATATTTATGATGCCAAGCATTTTTGAACCGTGCGGAATAAGTCAGATGATCGCAATGCAAAACGGTCAACCATGTATCGTTCACGCAACCGGCGGATTGAAAGATACAGTGATCGATGGAGTGAATGGATTTCAATTTTCCGGTAACACAATACAAGTGAAGGTAGATAATTTTGTTTCTGTAACTAAAAAAGTAATAGACCTTTATCTCAGTGAGAAATCACAATGGGAAAAGATAAAATCAGCAGCTGCGGCCGCACGATTCGACTGGAACGAAAGTGCGAAAAAATATATAGAACATTTGTATAATTAGTTTGATTGATTTCTACATAAGAAGAGATTGAAAAATATTTCCATTTCCGATAT includes these proteins:
- a CDS encoding glycogen/starch synthase, whose protein sequence is MPEFPKTIIMLASENDSLVNGKVGGLADVIRDLPNALANFGYQVIVITPAYGFLHKDNPVKFLSAVNFPFGGKIITGDIWEVSAKQPKQNVIHLVFEHPEIRGNKIYSVDPPDKPYAQDATKYAMFCSAVGQFIKSFPPSTIIHLHDWHMGFFNLLKEIHPGFKHLKQHKVVFTIHNLGYQGNRPIQGKCASVEQWFPELFQDSAWIDEWKDPRYTEPQFTPLAAGIRYSDKVNTVSPSYAKEILQPSNHEIAFYGGEGLEQFLLEKNEENSLFGILNGIEYPPHNNNQPISFSELCNLCINEIVSDSQSDAFSNKVIERLEKIKTVQPSIILTSVTRVTEQKVRLLLESGSDKITALDAILKHLEKVNGFYFLLGNGPKEMEEKFEKAFIKHERLILTKLYSNKIGPALYSTGTIFMMPSIFEPCGISQMIAMQNGQPCIVHATGGLKDTVIDGVNGFQFSGNTIQVKVDNFVSVTKKVIDLYLSEKSQWEKIKSAAAAARFDWNESAKKYIEHLYN